Proteins co-encoded in one Methylobacterium sp. WL1 genomic window:
- the dut gene encoding dUTP diphosphatase, giving the protein MNDSPEVGLRLLDLRLPGWGFPRWGSAAAAGLDLHACLDEPLTLPPRGAPALIPAGFCVLIRDPAWCGLIFPRSGRGHRDGLVLGNGTGVIDADYEGPLMVSAWNRDDARPIRIEPGDRIAQLVFTRVTRPVLTVLEDEPGSGSGRGAGGFGSSGR; this is encoded by the coding sequence GTGAACGATTCACCCGAGGTCGGCCTGCGTCTCCTCGACCTGCGGCTGCCCGGCTGGGGCTTCCCGCGCTGGGGCTCGGCGGCGGCGGCCGGCCTCGACCTCCATGCCTGCCTGGACGAACCGCTGACGCTGCCGCCCCGGGGCGCACCGGCCCTGATCCCGGCGGGCTTCTGCGTGCTGATCCGCGACCCCGCCTGGTGCGGCCTGATCTTCCCGCGCTCCGGACGCGGCCACCGGGACGGCTTGGTGCTGGGCAACGGCACCGGAGTGATCGACGCGGATTACGAAGGCCCCCTGATGGTCTCGGCCTGGAATCGCGACGACGCGCGGCCGATCCGGATCGAGCCGGGCGACCGGATCGCCCAACTGGTCTTCACCCGCGTGACCCGGCCGGTCCTCACCGTGCTGGAGGACGAGCCCGGTTCGGGTTCGGGCCGTGGGGCAGGGGGGTTCGGGTCGAGCGGTCGGTAG
- a CDS encoding CoA ester lyase, whose product MSEIRPRRSVLAMPGSNARALDKARTLPADVILIDLEDGVAPEKKAEARALVAAAVSGSGFGSREVVVRINPPETEDGEADLAALAGAGPDAILVPKVRCSDALIAVGARLRRLGAPAATRIWAMIETPMAVVNAAEIAGAARDVDGRLAALVIGPNDLVKAARIRPPGRAALVPWLMNVLAAARAYEIEAIDGVFSGLDDAAGFEAECAEGRDLGFDGKMLIHPSQIGPANAAFGPDAAEIAEARRVAAAFDAPETQAHGVIALDGRMVERLHVEAARRTLALAEAIERLGA is encoded by the coding sequence ATGAGCGAGATCCGTCCCCGTCGCAGCGTGCTGGCCATGCCCGGCTCCAACGCCCGCGCCCTCGACAAGGCGCGCACGCTGCCCGCCGACGTGATCCTGATCGACCTGGAAGATGGGGTCGCGCCGGAGAAGAAGGCCGAGGCCCGCGCCCTCGTGGCCGCGGCGGTCTCGGGATCGGGCTTCGGCTCGCGCGAGGTGGTCGTGCGGATCAACCCGCCCGAGACCGAGGACGGCGAGGCTGACCTCGCGGCGCTGGCCGGCGCCGGCCCGGATGCGATCCTGGTGCCGAAGGTGCGCTGCTCCGACGCGCTAATCGCGGTGGGCGCCCGCCTGCGCCGGCTTGGGGCGCCCGCGGCGACGCGGATCTGGGCGATGATCGAGACCCCGATGGCGGTGGTGAACGCCGCCGAGATCGCCGGGGCCGCGCGGGACGTGGATGGACGGCTCGCCGCCCTGGTGATCGGCCCCAACGACCTCGTGAAGGCGGCCCGGATCCGCCCCCCGGGCCGGGCCGCCCTGGTGCCCTGGCTGATGAATGTCCTGGCCGCCGCCCGGGCCTACGAGATCGAGGCAATCGACGGGGTTTTTTCCGGTCTCGACGACGCGGCGGGATTCGAGGCGGAATGCGCAGAGGGCCGCGACCTGGGCTTCGACGGCAAGATGCTGATCCACCCGAGCCAGATCGGCCCGGCCAACGCCGCGTTCGGGCCCGACGCGGCCGAGATCGCGGAGGCGCGCCGGGTCGCCGCCGCCTTCGACGCACCGGAGACCCAGGCCCACGGGGTCATCGCGCTCGACGGGCGCATGGTCGAGCGCCTCCATGTCGAGGCCGCGCGGCGCACCCTGGCCCTGGCCGAGGCGATCGAACGGCTCGGCGCGTGA
- a CDS encoding DUF429 domain-containing protein, with translation MARWVAGLDGCRGAWAGALLDLDDPGRYRCALFPDVAALLDAPEQPLIVGIDVPIGLPDRIVSGGRGADRAARLRLGPARSSVFPMPARAAVYAADYDAAKAIARATSDPPFAPSIQGYNIFRAVRAVDTLLRARPVALARVHEVHPEVAFHALNGLRPLGLPKKGARAREGLALRRSLLEAAGLPVALIEVRAKGVPADDHLDALAALLVARDILEGTAVPLPDPPERDGYGLPVVIWAPAARVL, from the coding sequence ATGGCGCGCTGGGTCGCGGGGCTGGACGGCTGCCGAGGCGCCTGGGCGGGGGCGCTCCTCGACCTCGACGATCCCGGTCGGTACCGCTGCGCCCTGTTTCCCGACGTGGCCGCACTCCTCGACGCGCCGGAGCAGCCGCTGATCGTCGGCATCGACGTGCCGATCGGCCTGCCGGACCGGATCGTTTCCGGCGGCCGGGGTGCCGACAGGGCCGCCCGCCTCCGGCTCGGCCCGGCCCGATCGTCCGTGTTCCCGATGCCGGCCCGGGCGGCGGTCTACGCGGCGGATTACGACGCGGCCAAGGCCATCGCCCGGGCGACGAGCGACCCGCCCTTCGCGCCCTCGATCCAGGGCTACAACATCTTCCGCGCCGTCCGCGCGGTGGACACGCTGCTGCGGGCGCGGCCGGTGGCGTTGGCACGCGTCCACGAGGTTCACCCGGAGGTGGCGTTCCACGCCCTGAACGGCCTCCGGCCCCTCGGCCTGCCCAAGAAGGGCGCCCGGGCCCGCGAGGGCCTCGCCCTGCGCCGGAGCCTGCTGGAGGCTGCGGGCTTGCCGGTCGCCCTGATCGAGGTCCGCGCCAAGGGCGTGCCGGCCGACGACCACCTCGACGCCCTCGCCGCCTTGTTGGTGGCACGGGACATCCTCGAGGGCACCGCGGTGCCGCTGCCGGACCCGCCTGAGCGGGATGGGTACGGCCTGCCGGTGGTGATCTGGGCGCCGGCCGCGCGGGTGCTGTGA